The genomic segment TACTGCACGCGGCCGCGGCGCGCGGGCACGGTGTCGACGCGTTCGTGGTGCGCAAGCAGGGCAAGGCGCACGGCCTGCAGCGGCGGATCGAGGGTCCGGACGTCGCCGGCCGCCGGGTGCTCGCGGTCGAGGACACCTCCACCACCGGTGGCAGCGTGCTGGACGCGGTCGAGGCGTTGCGGGCGGAGGGCGCCGAGGTGGTCGGCGTCGCCGTCGTCGTCGACCGTGGCGCCGGCGATGCGGTCCGCGCCGCCGGGCTGGAGTACCGCGCCGCCTACTCGCTCGCCGACCTCGACCTGGCCTGACCCGCTCGCCCGCCACCCTCGACCGGGCCCGACCGGCTCGCTCGCCGACCTGGACCGGGCCCGACCGGCTCGCCCGCCGACCCGGGCCCGACCGGCACGTTTGTCGGGGCAGGACCCCCTTCACGCGCCCCTTTGCTCTGCGCACCCTGATGCACCATCCGTGGTGCACCCAGGTGCGCAGAGCAAAGCGTGGTGAGTACCCCTCCTCGGCTTGCCGGGCTACGGCCGTCGGAGCGCGGGGTCCACGGTGAGGGTGCCGGCGTCGGCGTCGAGCACGGCCCGGGTACCCAGCGGCACCGTCACCCGCACCGCGCCGTGGCCGATCGGCAGGCCGCCGAGCACCGGGACACCGAGGCGGTGCAGGCGGTCGGCGAGGACCTCCGGTACCGACGGGTGGCCGGCGGGGCAGTCGGTGAACTGGCCGACCGCGACGCCGGCCAGGTCGGTGAGCAGGCCGGCGCGCTCCAGTTGCAGCACCATCCGGTCCACCTTGTAGGCGGGCTCGGCGATGTCCTCCAGCAGCAGTACGGCGCCGGCCAGGTCCGGCGCGTCCGGGGTACCGGCGGTCGCGGCGAGCATCGCGAGGTTGCCGCCGAGCAGCCGGCCGCGCGCGCACCCGGAGGTGGTCACCGCGGTGGTGGGCTCGGCGGGTTCGGCGACGACTCGTACCGGTGTCGGGTCGAACAGGGCGGCCCGCAGCGCGGCGCGGGTCACCGGGTCCGGCTCGGTGCGCAACGACAGCGCCGGGCCGTGCAGCGTGGCGAGGCGTGCGCCGCGCCACAGCGCCAGGTGCAGGGCGGTGATGTCGGAGAAACCGAGCACGATCTTCGGATCGCGCCGGACCAGGGCCGTATCGATCCCGCCGACGATTCGTTGGCTGCCATAGCCACCGCGGGTGCACAACACGGCACGGATCGCGGGGTCTGCCAGGGCGGTGTTCAGGTCGGCGAGCCGGTCGTTGTCGGTGCCGGCGACCAGACCGTCCCGGTCGTAGGCGTGTGCCCCGATGGTGACGGACAGTCCCCACTCGCGCAGCAGCGCGGCGCCGCGTTCGACGTGTTCGGGGGCGACCGGTCCGGCCGGGGAGATCAGTACCACCTGGTCACCTGGGTTGAGGGGGGCGGGCTTCAGCGGCAAGGAGTCGTCGGGCACCCGCACAGCCTAGATATGTCGCCCCGCTGGCCGTTACCTACCGCAGTCGGCGGCGTTAACGCTATAGGTACCGGCAAATATTCAAGATGCTGAATGTCCAGGGGGATGAGGGCACGTGACCGCTGTGCTCACCGAGATCGAACCGACCGCTCGCTCGCCGCTCACCGGCGAGCCGCTGGCGGCGGCCGAAGCAGACCGCCTCGCCGGGCTGCTCAAGGCACTCGCAGACCCTGCCCGGCTGCGGCTGCTCAGCCTGATCCAGGCGGCGCCGCGACGCGAGGCGTGCGTCTGCGACCTGATCGGTCCGCTCGGGCTGAGTCAGCCGACGGTCAGCCACCACCTGCGGGTGCTCACCGAGGCCGGCCTGCTGGAACGGGAGAAGCGAGGCGTCTGGGCGTACTACCGGATCGTGTCGCCGAACCTGAGCACGGTGGCGAGCCTGATCGCGCCGCCGCGCCGGCGCCGCAGCCCGCGCCCGCGTACCGCGTCCTGAGCCGTTCGACCTTCCCGGGCCGGTGGGGGCGCCGGCCCGGGTTTCGCTGCCCGCAGCGGCGCCCGCGACCAGCCTGACCGGCCGGCGCATGGCGGAGCCGTGGTCCCGGACGGCGAGGTAGGCGGCGAGTGGAGCCGCGGTCAGGACCGGACGGCGAGGTAGGCGGCGACGAGTAGGGCGAGTACCCCGATCGCGCCGAGCGCCATGATGATCAGCAGGATCGGCAGCGCCCGGCCGCCGCCGACCGGGACCCGCCGGGTGTGCGGTGCGGCGATCGGCCGCGGCGCCGCGGTGTACGGCCGTCCCTGGTACGCCGGCATCGGGGGCAGCTCCCGGACCGGCCGTCCGGGTGGGCGCAGCTGCCCGGTCTGGTGGGTGGGCACGTCGATTCGGGGAAACTGCCCGGTGTGTGCGGCCGGTTCGATCGGCCGGCCGGTGTGATCGACCCGGGGCTGCTGGCCGGTGTGCGCGGCGGCCACCCGGGGAATCTGGCCGGTGTGCCGCGCCGGCCCCGAAACCGGTGGCAGCGGGTTGGTCGGCGACTCGACGATGCGGGGCAGCTGCCCGGTGTGCCGGCCGACGGCCGGTGCCGGTGTGCGATATCCGGGCGGCGCCGCGGAGCCGGGCGGCGGCGCCGAGCCGGGCGGCATCGCACCGGCCCGCGGGATCGACCCGGTGTCCGTCGTGGCGCGCGGGATCGAGCCGGTGTCGGCGGTGAGGGGTCGGCCGTCGTGGCCGACTCGCGGGATCGAGCCGGTGTCGGCGGTGATCGGTCGGCCGTCCGAGCCGACTCGCGGGATCGAGCCGGTGTCGGTACGGGTGGCGATGTTCCCGGTGTGCCGGCCCGGTGCCGGTGGCCGAACGATGCTCACCAGCCGGTCGAACACGCTCCGCACCCCGACGGTGCCGGGTGCGTCGAGGCTCGCCACCCACGGCTGCTCGCCGGACAGTTCGACGCCGGCGAAGTCCTCACCGGCCGGCGCGTGCGAGCGCGCCCACTGGTACGCCTCGGTCAGCGCACCGCGCAGCGAGTCGTCGTGCACCGCGGACGGGCCCATGGTCAGGATCGTGACCGCCCGGCCGTCGTCGTCCTTGCCGCGGCAGATCTCGAACCCGCCGTGCACCCGGACGGTGGTCACGCCACGGAACGGACCGACGTCGCGTCCTGTGGGATCCATCGGCTTCTCCGGCGTACCGAGGGTGAGTCTGCGGCTCGTTCCCGACGCACCGTCTCGGGCCGCGAGCTCCGGTCCGGCTCAGCGTACCCGGCCGGATCCGGCGCCGGCCGGCGCGCGGCCGGGGCGCCGTTCGCCCACGGTCACCGGCGGGTTGCGGGCTGCGAGTCGGTGTCGTCGTCGCTGGCCTGCTCGGCGGGGCCGCGGCGCCGCGCGAGCAGCCGCTTCACCAGCTCACGCAGCAGCGGCAGCAGCGCGATCAGCACGATCGCCGCGATGATCGGCAGCAGGTACTTGTCGATGATGCTCGGCGGGATCACGCCGGCGGTGCGGTTGCCGAGCAGGATGATGCCGTCGGTCCAGACCACGCCGCCGACCACGTTCCAGAGCAGGAACTTCTGCCACGGCATCTCCAGGATGCCGGCGACCGGGTTCAGGAACGCGCGGACCACCGGGATGAACCGGGCCAGCACGACCGCCTTGGCCGGCCCGAACTTGTTGAAGTAGTACTCGGCCTTGTCGACGTACTGCGCCTTGAACAGGCGCGACGCCGGCCGGTCGAACATCGCCCGGCCGAACCGGGCGCCGAGGAAGTGGCCGAACTGGGCGCCGGCGATCGCCGCGATCGGCACCCCGACCAGCAGCGCCGGCAGCGACAGCTGGGTACCGAGCAGGTGCTGGGCGACCGCCGAGCTGGCGATGCCGGCGATGAACAGCATGGTGTCGCCGGGCAGGAAGAATCCGAAGAACAACCCGGTCTCGGCGAAGATCACCGCATAGACGCCGACCAGCCCGAACGTGTCGATCAGCGATTTCGGATCGAGCAGGTTGACCGCCAGCGGCTCGCTCGCCGCCCGGACCGACTCGACATCCCCCATGTGGTGCACGCTACCGACGCGTCGCCGACATCGAGCTGAGCGGTACGACCCTCGATGCCCCGCCGGTCAGCCTGGCGTTTCCCACCCCGATGCACCCCACCTCGCCGAGGCTACCCGGCGGGAAGATCGGATCACGCCTCGGCCGCGAGATGTGCGGGCGATCCCACACGCCGGGGCCGCCGCGCCTTCAACCCCGGTACCAGCAGGGCCACCAGCACGCCGAACACCAGGTACCCGCAGATCACCAGCAGGTGGGTGGTGATGTGGTGCGAACCGAAGTAGGAGACGTTGCGCACCGTCTGGGTGGCGGCGCCGGTGCTGATCCACGGCCCGACGGCCCGCCAGAACGCCGGCAGCATCGGCCACGGGAACACCCCGCCGGAACTTGGGTTGCCGAGCACCACGAACACCGCGATCGCGATGCCGATGCCGATCACCCCGGCCAGTACCTGCATCGCCATGGTGAACGCGGCGGCGGAGAACACCAGCAGCGCGCCGATCCACCACAGCTGGCCGACCGACGCCGGCAGCGCGTGCAGGACCGGGCCGACGATGATCGCGCCACCCAGCCCGGCGGCGATCGAGTACACCGCCATGGCGAGCAGCCGGATGAACGCGCGGCGCAGGTTCGCCGGTCGGGTACCGGCCGAGACGCCGAGCATCGACGCCACCAGGTAGCCGCCCACGCTCCACGCCACGACCAGGTAGAACGAGCTCAACTCCTCGAAGTCGTCGGCCGGCAGCGGTTTGACGTCGACCACCGACAGCCGCAGCCCGGCGCGCGGCGCCACCCGCCGCATGACCTGCTCCAGCGCCTGCGACATCGACGGCCCGGCGGCGCTCGCCACGATCAGCCGGGCGGTACCGCCGCCGCCCGCCGCCGGGGCGACCAGCAGTGCACCGTCCGCGTCCCGGGTGGTCACCTGATGCCGGGCGGTCGCCGCGTCGGGCACCGTACGGGCCTTGACCGGCTCGCCGGGCAGCCCGTTGAGCTGCCGGAGCAGCGGTCCGGCGGCCTGGCTCGGCGCCGCCAGTGCGACGTCGATGTGGTGCGGCTTCGGGTTGTGCAGCGCGCCCATGTAGGACAGTGCGAACGCCAGCATCAGCAGGAACACCCCGACGCACAGCAGCGCCGAGCGCGGCGTGACCGCGTCCTTCCAGTCGCGTAGCGCGGCCCGGTCCCGGTGCCTGCTGGCGCCACCGCCGGTGGGCTCGGCGCCGGGTTCGGGGTGGCCGCCGGCCGGCTGCTCGGGCGTGCCGTCGTTCGTACCGTCGTGTTCGTCCACGGCCGCCCTTCCGGAATGCGGATGTTCTCCGCAGTTTCTCCCGTCGGTACGCGGCGTGTGCGCGGTTTGCCCAGAGAGCCGGCCGTTCGGTGGTTCAGCAGTCCAGGAAGATCGGGTTGGTCAGGGCCGCCATCGACCCGTACGGCATGGGCTCGCCGGCGTCCGGGTGTCGCACCTCGGCGCGGACGTAGCCGGTGTAGCGGGCGGTGCTGCGCCACTCGATCGGTCCGGGCAGCGGCGCGGCGTGGACCAGGCCACGGTCGGTGACCAGCCGCACCGTGCCGGTGGGCACGCCGGCGACCTCCAGCCGTACCGTCACCGGCGTGTCCGGGGCCACCGCGAGCCGCTCGCCGATCCCGGCGGTACGCCCGTCGGCGGTCGCCGTCAGCGACACGGTCACCGCGGCATCGTCCGCCAGGTACGCCCGGCCGGCGGCGAGGCCGGCCTTGACCCCGGCGGCGGACAGCGACTCGGCGTACACCACGGTCTGCGGCAGGCCGACCACGTCACCGTCCCGGTGCGCGTCGCTGTTGCCCATCGCCGGCACGAACCGGCCGGCGACCAGCATGCCGTCCCAGGTGGCGAGCGCCGCCTCGTTGCCGAGCGACCACGGCCCGTTCCACACCTCGACCGCGTCGGCCTGCTGGTAGCCGAACTTCCACGAGCAGGCCACACACTGCCCGTACGGGTGGGCCGGCACCACGAGACCGCCCAGCGCGCGCACCCGCGCCGCGTGATCGGCGAACACGCCGTCGGTGGCCCGGTACCGCCAGTCGATCCAGGACCCGGGCGGCAGCCCGATGGCGAGGCAGTGGCCGTTGCGGGTGGTGATCTCCTCGCCGGTGAGGATCAGCAGGTCGTCGCCGGCGTACTCGCCCCAGACGCGGTGCGACGCCGGGGTGTTGTGCTCGCTGGAGTTGATGAAGTCGAGGCCGCGGGCCCGCGCCGCCGCGGCGACCTGCGCCGGGGTCCGGCCGCCGTCGGAGTAGACGGTGTGCAGGTGGCAGTCGCCGCGGTACCAGCCGGGGCCGCGCCCGGTGGTCGCCGGCGGGTACCGCACCGTCGGCTCGCCGGTCACCGGGGCGTCGTCGAGCGTCACCTCGACGGTGTAGTCGAGTCCACCCGGGGCGACCGTGTACGGCCCGAGCACCACGTGCCAGCGCCCCGGCTCGATCGGCCCGGGCAGGTACCCGGGGGTGGCGTCGGCCGCGGAGATCTCGAAGGAGTCCCGCGCCCCGCCGGACCAGCCGCGGAAGCCCGCCTCGACCCCGCGCTGGTCGACGACGCCCAGGTCGCAGGCGTTGCCGACGGTGCCGGCGGGCAGCGCCGGCCGGTCGTACGAGTACCGCACCGCGAGGCGGGTGGTGCCGGCCGGGACGTCGACCGGCAGGTACACGTAGTCGGCGGCGCCGGGGTCGAGATGCCCGGTGTACGCGCGTTTCTGCACCGCGCCAGTCTGCCCTGCCGTCCCGGTCGCGCCGCAACCCTGCCGTCCCGGTCGCGCCGCGACCCTGCCGTCCCGGTCGCGCCGCAACCCTGCCGTCCCGGTCGCGCCGCAACCCTGTCACCTGCCCGCACGGCGGCGTTCGTGCACCGATCGACCGCGGGACGGAGGTTTCCGGCATGATCCGAAGCATGCGAATTCGAGCGCTCGTCGTTGCCTCCGCCACCGCACTCGGTACCGTGGCCGCTGCCACGCCGGCGGTCGCCCATCCCGCGCCCGGCCGCCACGACGCCGGTGCCTGCTCCCGCTACGTGTCGCTGCGCGGTTTCTCCGACGCGCTGGACAAGCGGAAGTTCGGCGATGCGCAGATCGGCGAGCTGTCCGGGCTGCAGTACGACGGCTCGCACCTGCGGGCCGTCAGCGACACGTCGGCGCTCTGGACGCTGACCCGGCCCACCCGCGGCCTCGGCACCGAACCCGTCGGGTACCAACCGCTGGCGGACGAGCACGGCGACCCGATCGACTCCGAGGCCATCGCCGTCGACCGGGACGGCACCCGGCTGATCACCTCGGAGATCGAGCCGTCGGTCCGCCGGTACGACCGGCGCGGGAAGGTGCTGGGCAGCCTGCCGGTCCCGGGCCGGTTCCGGGTCGCACCGGCCGGCGAGGCCGAGGAGAACGCCACCTTCGAGGGGCTGACCCTGCTGCCCGGGGACCGTTCGCTCATCGCGACGATGGAGTCACCGCTGTCCGGCGACGGTACGGACGCCGACGGTAACGGGCTCAACCGGTTCCTGCGCTGGGACCGGCGGCACGGCAGGTTCGAGGTCGCCGCGCAGTACGCGTTCACCGTCGACGCCGGGCTGCAGATCTCCGACGTCCAGGCGATCTCGCCGAACCGGCTGCTGGTGCTGGAGCGGGGCTGGCGGAAGGGCTACGGCAACACGATCCGGCTGTACGAGGCGGATCTGACCGGTGCGCAGGACGTCACCGGTGTCGCCAGCCTGGCCGACACGACCGTCCGGCAGGTGCACCGCAGGCTGCTCGCCGACCTGGCCGCGTGCCCGAGCGACGGGGCGACCGCCAAACAGCCGCAGCCCAACCCGCTGCTGGACAACATCGAGGGGATGGTGTTCACCGGCCGGCACCTGCGGGGCGACCGGCGGGAGCTGCTGATGGTCTCCGACGACAACCTGTCCGACGAGCAGATCACCCGGCTGTACTCGTTCGCGGTCCGCGTCTGACCGTCTGCCGGAGACCCGGACGGGCGGCGGTGCGGTCCTGACCGCGGGCCGCCGCCCGTCCGGGGCCGCGGCCCGCGCGCCGCTCCCCGCTACCAGGCGTACGCCTCGGGCGCGGGGTGCGCGCCGTTCGGCGCCGGCGGCGGGAACAGCTCGTCCATCCGGGCGAGCACCTCGGCGTCGAGCGTGATGTCGAGGGCGCGGAGCGAGCCGTCCAGGTGTTCCATCGTCCGCGGCCCGGTGATCGGTCCGGTGACGCCGTCCTGGGCGAGCAGCCAGGCCAGCCCGACGTGCGCCGGGTCCTCACCGATCTCGGCACACAGCTTCTCGTACGCCTCGATCGTGTCGCGGTGCTGCGCCAGCGCGTCGGCCGCGTGCCCGGAACCGCCCCGGCGCGCGCCGTTCTCCCGCTGCTTGCGCAGCACCCCGCCGAGTGCGCCGCCGTGCAGCGGGGACCACGGGATCACGCCGATGCCGTACTCCCGGGCGGCCGGCAGCACCTCCAGCTCGATCCACCGGGCCATCAGGTTGTACAGCGACTGCTCGCTCACCAGGCCGAGGAAGTGCCGGGACCGGGCGGCCTCCTGCGCCTGGGCGAGATGCCAGCCGGCGAAGTTGGACGAGCCGAAGTAGAGCACCTTGCCCTGCTGGCGGAGGACGTCGAACGCCTCCCAGACCTCGTCCCACGGGGTCGCCCGGTCCACGTGGTGCATCTGGTACAGGTCGAGGTGGTCGGTCTGCAGCCGGCGCAGCGACTGCTCGCAGGCGCGGCGGATGTGCAGCGCGGACAGCCGGGAGGTGTTCGGCCACTCGCCCATGGTGCCGTAGACCTTGGTCGCCAGGACCGTCCGGTCGCGGCGGCCACCACCGGACGAGAACCACCGGCCGATGATCTGCTCGGTGACGCCCTCGCCCAGCACCCGGCCGTAGATGTCGGCGGTGTCGAAGAAGTTGATGCCGTGCTCGTGGGCCCGGTCCATGATCGCGAAGCTGTCCTGCTCGGACGTCTCCGGGCCGAAGTTCATGGTGCCGAGAACGAGCCGGGACACCGACAGGCCGGTGCGGCCCAGTTGCGTGTACTCCACGGTGTGAACCCTTCAGGTACGTGCGGTGCGGGCGACCGCGGTCCGGCCGCCGGGGCCGGCGCGGGCGGTACCCGGGCTCGACCAATAACGAAACTGATCGTACAGTATCGTTATGGAGACCGGACCGA from the Actinocatenispora thailandica genome contains:
- a CDS encoding CehA/McbA family metallohydrolase, whose product is MQKRAYTGHLDPGAADYVYLPVDVPAGTTRLAVRYSYDRPALPAGTVGNACDLGVVDQRGVEAGFRGWSGGARDSFEISAADATPGYLPGPIEPGRWHVVLGPYTVAPGGLDYTVEVTLDDAPVTGEPTVRYPPATTGRGPGWYRGDCHLHTVYSDGGRTPAQVAAAARARGLDFINSSEHNTPASHRVWGEYAGDDLLILTGEEITTRNGHCLAIGLPPGSWIDWRYRATDGVFADHAARVRALGGLVVPAHPYGQCVACSWKFGYQQADAVEVWNGPWSLGNEAALATWDGMLVAGRFVPAMGNSDAHRDGDVVGLPQTVVYAESLSAAGVKAGLAAGRAYLADDAAVTVSLTATADGRTAGIGERLAVAPDTPVTVRLEVAGVPTGTVRLVTDRGLVHAAPLPGPIEWRSTARYTGYVRAEVRHPDAGEPMPYGSMAALTNPIFLDC
- the pyrE gene encoding orotate phosphoribosyltransferase translates to MSDRENLRQLIKDLAVVHGKVVLSSGREADYYVDLRRITLHHAAAPLVGRVLLDLTADWGYDAVGGLTLGADPVATAVLHAAAARGHGVDAFVVRKQGKAHGLQRRIEGPDVAGRRVLAVEDTSTTGGSVLDAVEALRAEGAEVVGVAVVVDRGAGDAVRAAGLEYRAAYSLADLDLA
- a CDS encoding ArsR/SmtB family transcription factor — encoded protein: MLTEIEPTARSPLTGEPLAAAEADRLAGLLKALADPARLRLLSLIQAAPRREACVCDLIGPLGLSQPTVSHHLRVLTEAGLLEREKRGVWAYYRIVSPNLSTVASLIAPPRRRRSPRPRTAS
- a CDS encoding DedA family protein, with amino-acid sequence MGDVESVRAASEPLAVNLLDPKSLIDTFGLVGVYAVIFAETGLFFGFFLPGDTMLFIAGIASSAVAQHLLGTQLSLPALLVGVPIAAIAGAQFGHFLGARFGRAMFDRPASRLFKAQYVDKAEYYFNKFGPAKAVVLARFIPVVRAFLNPVAGILEMPWQKFLLWNVVGGVVWTDGIILLGNRTAGVIPPSIIDKYLLPIIAAIVLIALLPLLRELVKRLLARRRGPAEQASDDDTDSQPATRR
- a CDS encoding esterase-like activity of phytase family protein yields the protein MRIRALVVASATALGTVAAATPAVAHPAPGRHDAGACSRYVSLRGFSDALDKRKFGDAQIGELSGLQYDGSHLRAVSDTSALWTLTRPTRGLGTEPVGYQPLADEHGDPIDSEAIAVDRDGTRLITSEIEPSVRRYDRRGKVLGSLPVPGRFRVAPAGEAEENATFEGLTLLPGDRSLIATMESPLSGDGTDADGNGLNRFLRWDRRHGRFEVAAQYAFTVDAGLQISDVQAISPNRLLVLERGWRKGYGNTIRLYEADLTGAQDVTGVASLADTTVRQVHRRLLADLAACPSDGATAKQPQPNPLLDNIEGMVFTGRHLRGDRRELLMVSDDNLSDEQITRLYSFAVRV
- a CDS encoding aldo/keto reductase, producing the protein MEYTQLGRTGLSVSRLVLGTMNFGPETSEQDSFAIMDRAHEHGINFFDTADIYGRVLGEGVTEQIIGRWFSSGGGRRDRTVLATKVYGTMGEWPNTSRLSALHIRRACEQSLRRLQTDHLDLYQMHHVDRATPWDEVWEAFDVLRQQGKVLYFGSSNFAGWHLAQAQEAARSRHFLGLVSEQSLYNLMARWIELEVLPAAREYGIGVIPWSPLHGGALGGVLRKQRENGARRGGSGHAADALAQHRDTIEAYEKLCAEIGEDPAHVGLAWLLAQDGVTGPITGPRTMEHLDGSLRALDITLDAEVLARMDELFPPPAPNGAHPAPEAYAW
- a CDS encoding S66 peptidase family protein gives rise to the protein MPDDSLPLKPAPLNPGDQVVLISPAGPVAPEHVERGAALLREWGLSVTIGAHAYDRDGLVAGTDNDRLADLNTALADPAIRAVLCTRGGYGSQRIVGGIDTALVRRDPKIVLGFSDITALHLALWRGARLATLHGPALSLRTEPDPVTRAALRAALFDPTPVRVVAEPAEPTTAVTTSGCARGRLLGGNLAMLAATAGTPDAPDLAGAVLLLEDIAEPAYKVDRMVLQLERAGLLTDLAGVAVGQFTDCPAGHPSVPEVLADRLHRLGVPVLGGLPIGHGAVRVTVPLGTRAVLDADAGTLTVDPALRRP